The Deinococcota bacterium genome contains the following window.
GAAGCTGGAAGGAGTGAGCGATGCCAACCCAGGACGTAGCACAAGTAGAGCAGGTGTGGCCGGCTTTAGCAGACCACGTGTTTGTGCCGCATACCGAAGAGGACTATCAGCGGCTCGTGGTGCTGCTTGACAGCTTGATTGATACTGTCGGCGAGGACGAAAGTCATGAGCTGACCTCACTCATGGAAGTCCTTGGCGTGCTAATCGAAAAGTACGAGGATGAGCACGTTCCTGAAGTCACGGCAGTGTAACTTATGGGCAAGGTGTGATTGCCGTTCAACCAGCGTTTGCAACCGACTTTTTTCTCCCCAATTCCCGTTCCAGTGCCTATTCCTGTTACCGTTAACTGAGGAGCGGCTGAAACGCAGACCGTTGGGCGGACAAAAAAGAGTTTCTGAGAACGATGCAGAATGCACCCTACCTAGCCTGGCTTCTCGAGACCACGCCGGGGCCGGTTAGGCAGTGGCTGGGAGAGGAAGAGGTTGTACGCTCTCTCGAAACTGAACTCCACCACACCATCCAGTCCAGAACGAACCTGAACAGTGCAGCGAACTACAGCAAACACTGCTCCGTTCCCTCAGCGTCAGATTCCGATTACTGTCCGCGTGAAATCCGACTGCTGCGAGACGCATCGGTGCTTGCGGGAATACACTTCTACGGTGGGGATGTGTCCCGGCCGTTCGTTGGGGTCTATGCTCAGACCCGTGACCTTACCGAAGACGAGAGGCATAAGGCTTCAAGCCACCTTTGTGCCGAGCTTGCGGTCTTTGGGCCAACCTTGGCCTGATGGTGGTGCCTGACTGACAGGGAGGTACTTTCGGGCCGGCCTGGAGTATCGGTGGACCAACGTCTCGTGATTGGCGGCATCGAGGAGATCAGGCAGCGGCCCCTGCCGACTTCGAGCCTTGAACTCAAACTGCGCAAGGACTCCGGTGGAACGTCTTACCCAGGCTATTCCGACATGTTCGACAACAAGCTCGGCTGAATAATGCATTATACTGGAGACCAACGCCGCTCGCAGGCTCGCCATGTTGGTGCTGGTAAACTTTGCCGTTAAGCGATCTCGTGCCTACTGCTTCCCACGCCTGCTGCTCAGCTATAGTTATGTTGTGGAGTTCGACTGGGCCGAAGCGAAAGCAGCCTCGAATTTAACCAAGCATGAGGTCGGTTTTGAGGAAGCCACAACGGGTTTCGATAATCCTCTCGCCGTCATCTTCGACGATGAGAAACACTCGACGGACGAGCGGCGGGAAATTATCATCGGTCACTCGCAACGGAACCGGCTTTTGCTCGTCAGTTTCACTGAACGAGCCCACGCTGTCCGCCTTATCAGCGCGCGATTGGCAACCCGAAAGGAGCGTAAAGCGTATGAAGAAAATGCCCTCCCCTGAACAGGACGATTTGCTTCCGGAATACGAGTTCGACTATGTAAAGGCAAAGCCAAACCGCTTCGCCACTGCCAGTCCGAAGCGAACCGTTGTTGTGCTTGACGAAGATGTTGCTCAAGTCTTTAGCACGCCAGAGTCAGTCAATAAAGCGTTACGGGCGCTCATCGAAGCCATGCCTCGTCACTGACAAAGTGCAGGATCGCCTAACATACGTTGCAACGGACGCGCCCGCGCGCACATCGGGTTTCATTGCGAGTCCAGTCATCGGCTGGTATTGCATTGGGGCGCGCCGCTGAGTCAAGCCGTTAGGCGCACGCGAGAGGTCCATTCATGACCAAGATCCTGATTACCGGGCTTGTCACAATCCATCTCGCCGCAACCCTTTGGCACGGCAGTGCGCACACCCAGCTCGCGATCGCACTTCCGCCCGAGAAGAAAGCCTTCGTTTATGTCGTGATCCTCATCGCCCCAATCATCGCTGCCGGTCTCGTATGGACACGCTACATCTCGATCGGCCTGTGGATGTTCTTCCTCTCTATGCTCGGTGCTCTTCTCTTCGGCGCGTATCACCACTATGTGCTGGTATCGCCCGACAACATTGGCCATCTGCCAAGCGGCAGCCCGGAATCTCACTCCCAATTCATCGCTAGCGCTGCCGCAATTGCTCTGCTTGAGCTAACATCGGCACTCTCTGGCGCATTCTGTTTGGGCTCACACCATGCCCAAACACGAGCGCACGCCTAACGAGTCGTTGCAGCGCGGAAAGGACCAATAGGGGCAATGGCCAGAGTTCGTTGGGCGTCCGTCTAGCTGAGCTAGGACATAGCCGGCGTCCCATGGAACGATTCCGAAGGAGGCCTATGTTTGTCTATCACAAGCAACCTGAGCCCCTCGTTGGCGAGCAGCTGCTGCCGCTCTCAAGCCTGAAACAGACCTATCCCGAACTATACTCACGGGAGCTAGCCAAGTATCAGGATCACCCAAGCCGCTTGACACTGCCGGAGCGGTGGATTCCACGACTTGAATGCCGCTGGCAAGATGTCGTGCAGTTCTCACCAGCGCATCCTCATCTCATCGTCGCCGCCTGACACAATTTGGGCGTTGCCCTACCCGATGCTCGCTTCTTGCGCATTCCGGTAACAGCCCTCGAAGTGGTGCCTACCGTGGTCGTCGAGCCCCGCGGCCGCAATCCCTCGCTGCCGATCTTGCCTGATGAGTTGCAGTGGCTCGACACCGCCAGCTACCTTGAACTCGCCGCCTTGCCTACGGCCACACTGGACTGGTATCAAGAGTTGCATGCTCGAGGCCAGCGTGGTGCCTGGTGGGTCGGCGTGCCCCATATCATGGCCGCCGGACCTGTCAACATTCGGGAGGCCGAGGTAATCTCCTGGCTTGATCCCCCGCGCTTGTAGCCGTCATGGCTTCGTCAGCGTGAGCAACACCGCCTCCTACAAAGTACAATAGCTGCGGACTGG
Protein-coding sequences here:
- a CDS encoding BrnT family toxin, whose translation is MEFDWAEAKAASNLTKHEVGFEEATTGFDNPLAVIFDDEKHSTDERREIIIGHSQRNRLLLVSFTERAHAVRLISARLATRKERKAYEENALP